The following are encoded together in the Anopheles nili chromosome 3, idAnoNiliSN_F5_01, whole genome shotgun sequence genome:
- the LOC128726626 gene encoding mitogen-activated protein kinase kinase kinase kinase 4, which translates to MAHQMLVPSVNCSLDDIDLNALKDPAGIFELIEVVGNGTYGQVYKGRHTKTGQLAAIKVMDVTEEEEEEIKLEINVLKKYSNHRNIATYYGAFIKKTPAGKDDQLWLVMEYCGAGSVTDLVKSTKGQSLKEEWIAYICREILRGLSYLHTNKVIHRDIKGQNVLLTDNAEVKLVDFGVSAQLDKTIGRRNTFIGTPYWMAPEVIACDENRDATYDNRSDLWSLGITALEMAESQPPLCDLHPMRALFLIPRNPPPRMKSKKWSKKFHSFIDTVLVKDYHQRPYTEQLLKHPFIKEQPTERQVRIQLKDHIDRCKKRKQEKERDDYRYSGSENDDDDGQTAGEPSSIIQAPGNDTLRRTFHQIQEGRMQNAEQQQPPNRNQKPPPRDDRSKPQPVEEPGPPSRPQLPQRLIVVPDPPANSNANRPLPPTPRSGSGSSSQPQQPSSQTPQQPARNQQNFFKPVLPPRRPEELDMLAAQLNELGVSSSPQQSQQAQPEAPPRNNRPQPGPPVPGQQQQQVSGGASGGGKAPAIAPNGNNNSSNGGGGSSGNINNNNHHPQPINPLDPIESSDSDSEPEEPNGRTRNDGTLLASDPPMPLPEFSYRTGGLGVLAESDQNNQSSSSTPAGGGGSGASVLSPPSGGGGGGGGPPNRPLPPTPDDDDAQGDGTLIKRNFDNKSSSSIGTSNTSSSASTGSTTHSESDEAVLLRDWDFERFFPSNERPKPSQRHSMSDKTSSSSSNSPADSNGRLRPNAIDNKTRKELANSTASCAIKKPYPSHHNNLAYAEKRKVEEMNNKIRLEEHVKSEIFARQRLQYDKASSPSRGSSGGQSSQHQQAPKRQESSDSKLPLNFARAFRRENSDFFPLSKRHSAILGETAADNKSMASSQHQPQQQQQRSSAIFARSSRNKFEPILTNFSLNNPSGSDDERRSSCATPPQLGQGVASGSRESSGTPSPGATERSDRRQSPLASSSQVTTRNMDFLRPRREKTESVIFVRNPPNRQQPSALLFEGQQKNRSGENSSLGTPGQRTSSVLPDLLSQASPATPPRHDKSASEEYRAAVSSTLQSTIVASSMHSKPFLPAPNSTNANIITNNNHHGGSSSSNAAVPVGPSLGGKGNASPHSTVSNSSSSRNNSPNHSINTRLLSNSSNSSSSAVVVNHKQFNNNHLLPPPYHQQYLHHQLPHHHVHHALSPTLPSSVSPMATMPVHLLSGANANTTNQHQPLVGSNHLQQPLPVSPFSLALQQKQRSFLTFGFGAQSGGSAASRRESHVNVNVTPTSHDATSDTPEIRKYKKRFNSEILCAALWGVNLLIGTENGLMLLDRSGQGKVYQLISRRRFQQMEVLEGQNILVTISGKKNRVRVYYLSWLKSKILRTDGLTDQQVERRNGWINVGDLQGAVHFKIVKYERIKFLVIALKDSIEIYAWAPKPYHKFMAFKSFGELMHRPLLVDLTVEEQTRLKVIYGSAEGFHAVDLDSATVYDIYLPKHTQGPISPHCIVTLPNSNGMQLLLCYDNEGVYVNTMGRVSKNIVLQWGEMPTSVAYIGTGQIMGWGNKAIEIRSVETGHLDGVFMHKKAQRLKFLCERNDKVFFSSAKGGSSCQIYFMTLNKPGMANW; encoded by the exons GACCCGGCAGGAATTTTTGAGCTGATCGAAGTCGTCGGAAATGGAACATACGGACAAGTGTACAAG GGTCGCCACACAAAGACTGGACAACTTGCTGCCATTAAGGTGATGGACGTCAccgaggaggaggaggaagaaatAAAGCTGGAGATCAACGTATTAAAGAAATATTCCAACCATCGCAACATTGCCACATACTATGGTGCATTTATCAAAAAGACGCCCGCCGGCAAGGACGACCAGCTGTGGCTGGTGATGGAGTACTGCGGGGCCGGTTCCGTCACTGATCTGGTCAAGTCGACCAAAGGCCAGAGCCTGAAGGAGGAGTGGATCGCGTACATCTGTCGCGAGATCCTCCGTGGGTTGAGCTATCTACACACGAACAAGGTGATACACCGAGATATCAAGGGCCAGAACGTGCTGCTGACGGATAACGCCGAAGTGAAGCTGGTCGACTTTGGTGTATCGGCACAGCTCGACAAAACCATCGGTCGGCGGAACACCTTCATCG GTACACCCTACTGGATGGCACCGGAAGTCATAGCTTGTGATGAAAACCGGGACGCTACGTACGATAACCGGTCCGATCTCTGGTCACTAGGTATTACCGCGCTGGAAATGGCAGAATCACAGCCACCGCTCTGTGACCTTCATCCCATGCGCGCACTGTTTCTAATTCCGCGAAATCCTCCCCCACGTATGAAGTCGAAGAAATGGTCAAAGAAGTTCCACAGCTTCATCGACACGGTGCTAG TGAAAGACTACCATCAACGGCCTTACACAGAGCAGTTACTGAAGCACCCTTTCATCAAAGAGCAACCAACAGAAAGACAAGTTAGAATACAGCTTAAAGATCATATCGATAG gTGTAAGAAGCGTAAGCAGGAGAAGGAACGCGACGACTATCGCTACTCCGGATCGGagaacgacgatgatgacggaCAAACTGCTGGCGAACCTTCGTCGATCATTCAGGCACCAGGCAACGATACTCTGCGACGTACATTCCACCAGATACAGGAAGGACGAATGCAGAAcgccgaacagcagcagccaccgAATCGGAATCAGAAACCACCACCT CGTGATGATCGGAGTAAACCACAGCCGGTCGAGGAACCAGGACCGCCATCGAGACCGCAGCTACCGCAACGTTTGATAGTGGTTCCGGATCCACCGGCCAACAGCAACGCGAACCGGCCACTGCCACCGACACCGCGCAGTGGCAGCGGTTCCTCCTCGCAACCGCAACAGCCATCGTCTCAGACGCCGCAACAGCCGGCACGCAATCAGCAGAACTTCTTCAAACCGGTG CTTCCACCGAGGCGACCTGAG GAATTGGACATGTTGGCCGCACAACTAAATGAACTGGGCGTCTCCTCCTCCCCGCAGCAGTCGCAGCAAGCGCAACCGGAAGCGCCTCCGCGGAACAATCGGCCCCAGCCTGGACCGCCGGTACccggccagcagcaacagcaggtcAGTGGAGGTGCCAGCGGTGGCGGGAAGGCTCCCGCCATTGCACCGAATGGCAACAATAATAGCAGCAATGGCGGCGGTGGTAGCAGCGGCAACatcaataacaataatcaTCATCCGCAACCGATCAATCCGCTCGATCCCATCGAGAGCTCCGACTCGGACTCGGAACCGGAAGAACCGAACGGCCGAACACGAAACGACGGCACGCTTTTGGCCAGCGATCCCCCGATGCCACT TCCCGAATTTTCCTATAGGACGGGCGGTTTGGGAGTGCTCGCCGAGTCCGACCAGAACAATCAGTCCTCGTCGAGTACACCGGCTGGCGGAGGCGGCAGCGGAGCCAGTGTCCTGTCGCCCCCgagcggtggcggcggcggcggtggtggaccTCCGAACCGACCGCTACCACCAACgcccgacgatgatgacgcgCAAGGCGACGGGACGCTCATCAAGCGG AATTTCGACAATAAGTCATCTTCGTCCATTGGAACGTCCAACACGTCGTCGTCCGCCTCGACCGGTTCGACGACGCACTCCGAGAGTGACGAAGCCGTCCTACTGCGCGATTGGGActttgagcgatttttcccGTCGAACGAGCGCCCGAAGCCATCCCAGCGTCACTCGATGTCGGATAAgacgtcctcgtcctcgtccaaCTCGCCCGCTGACTCGAACGGGCGCCTCCGTCCAAACGCGATCGACAACAAAACCCGCAAGGAGCTTGCCAACTCTACTGCTTCCTGCGCGATCAAGAAACCCTACCCGAGCCACCACAACAACCTCGCGTACGCCGAGAAACGTAAGGTGGAAGAGATGAACAACAAGATACGGCTTGAAGAGCACGTCAAGAGCGAAATATTTGCCCGTCAGCGGTTGCAGTACGATAAGGCCTCGTCACCTTCGCGAGGCTCGTCAGGAGGACAGTCGTCCCAGCATCAGCAGGCACCTAAACGCCAGGAGTCGTCGGACTCGAAGCTCCCGCTAAACTTTGCCCGTGCCTTCCGGCGAGAGAATTCGGACTTTTTCCCATTGTCTAAGCGCCACTCGGCGATCCTGGGTGAGACTGCCGCCGACAACAAATCGATGGCGTCGTCCCAGCATCAgccccagcagcaacagcagcgctCCAGTGCCATCTTTGCGCGCAGCAGCCGCAATAAGTTCGAGCCCATTCTGACCAACTTTTCGCTCAACAATCCGTCCGGCAGCGATGACGAGCGACGCTCGTCCTGCGCAACTCCGCCCCAGCTGGGTCAAGGCGTTGCAAGCGGAAGCCGGGAAAGTTCCGGCACACCATCACCCGGTGCAACCGAGAGAAGTGACCGCCGGCAGAGTCCTTTGGCTAGCTCGTCACAGGTGACCACGCGCAACATGGACTTCTTGCGTCCGCGTCGCGAAAAAACCGAATCTGTTATCTTCGTTCGTAATCCACCCAACCGGCAGCAGCCCTCCGCGCTGCTGTTTGAGGGTCAACAG AAGAATCGTTCTGGTGAGAACAGCAGCCTTGGCACGCCGGGACAGCGGACGAGCAGCGTCCTGCCGGATCTACTTAGTCAAGCTTCGCCGGCGACGCCACCGAGACATGACAAATCCGCCAGCGAAGAG TACCGGGCAGCCGTCAGTTCCACCTTACAGTCGACCATCGTTGCCAGCAGCATGCATTCCAAACCATTTCTCCCCGCTCCGAACAGTACCAACGCCAACATcatcaccaacaacaaccaccacggTGGCAGTTCCAGCTCTAACGCTGCTGTTCCCGTCGGTCCCAGTCTGGGGGGCAAAGGCAATGCCTCGCCCCACTCGACAGTGTCGAACTCGTCGTCCTCTCGCAACAACAGTCCCAACCACTCGATTAACACTAGACTCCTAAGCAATAGTAGTAACAGTAGTAGTAGCGCCGTCGTCGTCAATCATAAGCAGTTCAATAACAATCATTTACTACCTCCTCCCTACCACCAACAATACCTTCACCATCAATTGCCACACCACCATGTGCACCACGCGTTGTCCCCGACGTTGCCGTCCTCCGTCTCACCGATGGCCACGATGCCTGTGCATCTGCTTTCCGGTGCCAACGCGAACACGACCAACCAACACCAACCGCTGGTTGGTTCGAACCACCTGCAACAACCGCTACCGGTGTCGCCGTTTTCGTTGGCCCTGCAACAGAAGCAACGGAGCTTCCTGACGTTCGGTTTTGGTGCCCAATCGGGTGGTTCGGCCGCGTCCCGTCGCGAGAGCcacgtgaacgtgaacgtgacGCCGACTTCACATGATGCCACCAGCGATACGCCCGAGATTCGAAAGTACAAGAAGCGCTTCAACTCGGAGATCCTGTGCGCTGCCCTGTGGGGCGTCAACCTGCTCATCGGCACGGAGAACGGGCTGATGTTGCTCGATCGCTCCGGACAGGGCAAG GTCTACCAGCTGATATCCCGTCGGCGGTTCCAGCAGATGGAGGTGCTTGAGGGGCAAAACATTCTGGTGACCATCTCGGGCAAGAAGAATCGTGTCCGCGTGTATTACTTGTCCTGGTTGAAGTCGAAGATATTGCGCACAGACGGGCTGACGGAT CAACAAGTTGAACGCCGCAATGGTTGGATCAACGTCGGCGATCTGCAGGGTGCCGTGCACTTTAAGATCGTCAAGTACGAGCGGATCAAATTCCTTGTGATCGCCCTGAAGGACTCGATCGAAATCTACGCCTGGGCCCCGAAGCCCTACCATAAGTTTATGGCATTTAAG AGCTTCGGTGAACTGATGCATCGTCCGCTGTTGGTCGATCTGACTGTCGAGGAGCAGACGCGATTAAAGGTCATCTACGGTTCGGCGGAAGGTTTCCACGCGGTCGATCTTGATTCGGCAACCGTTTACGATATCTATCTTCCTAAGCAT ACTCAGGGTCCAATATCGCCGCACTGTATCGTCACGCTGCCGAACTCAAACGGtatgcagctgctgctgtgctACGACAACGAGGGTGTCTACGTCAACACGATGGGTCGCGTATCAAAGAACATCGTGCTGCAGTGGGGCGAAATGCCGACTTCCGTTGCCTACATCGGCACTGGTCAAATTATGGGCTGGGGCAACAAAGCAATCGAG ATCCGCTCGGTCGAAACCGGCCACCTGGACGGTGTGTTTATGCACAAGAAGGCGCAGCGTCTCAAGTTCCTGTGTGAGCGGAACGATAAGGTTTTCTTCAGCAGTGCCAAAGGCGGCTCGTCCTGTCAGATCTACTTCATGACGCTGAACAAACCGGGCATGGCCAACTGGTAA